One window of the Xiphophorus hellerii strain 12219 chromosome 15, Xiphophorus_hellerii-4.1, whole genome shotgun sequence genome contains the following:
- the brf2 gene encoding transcription factor IIIB 50 kDa subunit, whose product MFAAGLKCPGCGSSNIVDDDLYCQAQLVCVDCGTVVSEGTLADDPVGGTDVSYSRTTAVTKKPCLNLIKGLERVKEMCRILRLNSEIEDLALTYFRQAYQQESFINVTLQRKEVLAGCCVYVSCRQRNWPITLGTISSLLDADQTLVGGVYQEMIKILNIQAPFINIADVIGAHVQEYKISAQHVTKELAEDSKVLTKRAVALVELAGDSWIVTGRRPLPIMMAATYLAWQSLNPNKHRLRLSLDKFCHLAKVQKRNPAVTRITELKEVLCKLGRELPWVRETVTQDDVVRLVGDILEHRHTLLTRALRTHETAMQADCSQASALNFPTEEVAPSQRSESRDQTADASSVVQLCPTDRMENQEGDDSHQTEDPEPNWGKRVLFAPPCVIHAKRRREEPPVLNVTGDEEISDSEIDSYIRTPQEARDFALMQKAVSSSDSGNS is encoded by the exons ATGTTCGCAGCGGGTTTGAAGTGTCCGGGCTGCGGCTCCTCCAACATAGTGGACGATGATCTCTACTGCCAAGCCCAGCTGGTGTGCGTGGACTGCGGCACGGTGGTGTCTGAGGGGACCCTGGCCGATGACCCGGTGGGGGGTACAG aTGTCAGCTACAGCAGGACCACAGCAGTGACCAAAAAACCCTGCCTCAATCTGATAAAAG GTCTGGAGCGCGTGAAAGAAATGTGTCGGATTCTCCGGCTCAACAGTGAAATAGAGGATCTGGCATTGACGTATTTCAGGCAGGCCTACCAGCAGGAGAGCTTCATCAACGTGACCCTCCAGAGGAAGGAGGTGCTTGCTGGTTGCTGCGTGTACGTGAGCTGCAGGCAGCGGAACTGGCCGATCACTTTGGGAACCATCAGCAGCCTCCTGGATGCTGACCAGACGCTGGTGGGAGGCGTATACCAGGAAATGATCAAGATCCTGAACATCCAGGCTCCTTTTATCAATATCGCAGATGTCATAGGAGCACATGTTCAGGA ATATAAAATAAGTGCACAACACGTTACTAAAGAGCTGGCAGAGGACTCCAAGGTGTTGACCAAACGAGCCGTGGCGTTGGTGGAGTTGGCAGGAGATTCCTGGATCGTGACCGGACGACGGCCCCTACCGATCATGATGGCAGCAACGTATTTGGCCTGGCAGTCTTTGAACCCCAACAAACATCGCCTCAGGCTCTCCCTCGACAAATTCTGTCACTTGGCCAAAGTGCAAAAGCGTAATCCAGCTGTAACGAGAATAACAGAGCTGAAAGAAGTGCTATGTAAGCTTGGACGGGAACTTCCCTGGGTCAGGGAAACAGTGACTCAGGACGACGTTGTTCGGCTGGTGGGGGATATTCTAGAGCATCGGCACACCCTGCTAACTCGGGCTCTGAGAACCCATGAGACGGCGATGCAAGCTGATTGCTCTCAGGCCAGCGCTTTGAACTTTCCAACAGAGGAGGTGGCACCGTCCCAACGCTCTGAGAGCAGGGATCAGACTGCAGACGCTTCCTCTGTGGTGCAACTCTGTCCCACTGACAGAATGGAAAACCAAGAAGGAGATGACTCTCACCAGACTGAAGACCCGGAACCAAACTGGGGTAAAAGGGTCCTGTTTGCTCCTCCCTGTGTGATTCATGccaagaggaggagagaggagccGCCTGTGCTGAACGTTACCGGCGATGAGGAAATCTCCGACAGCGAGATCGATTCATACATTCGCACTCCACAAGAAGCTCGAGACTTTGCCCTGATGCAGAAGGCAGTGTCCTCCTCTGACAGTGGGAACTCATAG